A single genomic interval of Haloterrigena salifodinae harbors:
- the hisH gene encoding imidazole glycerol phosphate synthase subunit HisH: MSTLSTSSEQSLASVVVVDYGLGNLRSVTRGLERAGADVEITDDPVAFADADGVVLPGVGAFREGVENADPLREDLLEVAEDGTPLFGICLGMQMLLTTSEEGENDGESAVQGLDLIPGTNVRFAEGQKVPHMGWNELDVQRDHPLVEGVDGQYAYFVHSYYAVPDDENAAVAMTDYEREFPSIVANEEGTVFGTQFHPEKSGETGLQILRNFVEICSRE; the protein is encoded by the coding sequence ATGAGCACGCTTTCGACTTCTAGCGAGCAGTCCCTCGCCTCGGTCGTCGTCGTCGACTACGGCCTGGGGAACCTCCGGAGCGTCACCCGCGGTCTCGAGCGCGCGGGCGCCGATGTCGAAATCACCGACGATCCGGTCGCCTTCGCCGACGCGGACGGCGTCGTCCTCCCTGGCGTCGGCGCGTTCCGCGAGGGCGTCGAGAACGCCGATCCGCTCCGCGAGGACCTCCTGGAGGTCGCCGAGGACGGTACCCCGCTGTTCGGGATCTGCCTCGGCATGCAGATGCTGCTGACGACCAGCGAGGAGGGCGAGAACGACGGCGAGTCGGCAGTCCAGGGACTGGATCTGATCCCGGGCACCAACGTCCGGTTCGCGGAGGGCCAGAAGGTGCCCCACATGGGCTGGAACGAACTGGATGTCCAGCGAGACCACCCACTCGTCGAGGGGGTCGACGGCCAGTACGCCTACTTCGTCCACTCCTATTACGCCGTCCCTGACGACGAGAACGCGGCGGTCGCGATGACCGACTACGAACGCGAGTTCCCCTCGATCGTCGCCAACGAGGAGGGGACCGTCTTCGGCACGCAGTTCCACCCCGAAAAGAGCGGTGAGACGGGGCTGCAGATCCTGCGGAACTTCGTCGAGATCTGCAGTCGAGAATAA
- a CDS encoding uracil-DNA glycosylase has translation MDESEAMDGLCVTECTRCPKLVDSRSRIVNGVGPGDADLLFVGEGPGANEDEQGEPFVGRSGTVLDDGLRTVGLDRTDIRITNCVRCRPPENRDPTKDELANCRGYLETEIDRLDPDVIVTLGKVPSEHLLGRSVAVTKEAGSLEEVRINGTPQRVLLCVHPAATLYDRSQEETFENALERAAELADVGDGDSGQTRLDGF, from the coding sequence ATGGACGAGTCGGAAGCGATGGACGGGCTCTGCGTGACCGAGTGTACGCGCTGTCCGAAACTCGTGGACTCACGGAGCCGGATCGTCAACGGCGTCGGGCCCGGGGACGCCGACCTGCTGTTCGTCGGCGAGGGGCCCGGCGCCAACGAGGACGAACAGGGCGAACCGTTCGTCGGACGCAGCGGCACCGTCCTCGACGACGGCCTGCGGACGGTCGGTCTGGATCGGACGGACATCCGCATCACCAACTGCGTGCGCTGTCGGCCGCCGGAGAACCGCGACCCCACGAAAGACGAACTCGCGAACTGTCGGGGCTACCTCGAGACCGAGATCGACCGGCTGGATCCCGACGTGATCGTCACACTGGGGAAGGTCCCCAGCGAACACCTGCTCGGGCGCTCGGTGGCGGTAACCAAGGAAGCCGGCTCGCTCGAGGAGGTCCGAATCAACGGGACGCCACAGCGAGTCCTCCTCTGTGTCCACCCGGCGGCGACGCTGTACGACCGCAGCCAGGAGGAGACCTTCGAGAACGCGCTCGAGCGGGCGGCGGAACTGGCGGACGTCGGCGACGGCGACAGCGGGCAGACGCGACTCGACGGCTTCTGA